The genomic region TGTGATGCAAAGAAAAGAAATCATCAAGCGTACTCCATACCCTTAAGAGTATAAACTGGGGCATGTAAAATTTTACTCCGATATCCTACGAGTCTAAACTATGGCGTAAAAAAGACTCTAAATTCTCATAAGCTTGAACTGTTGTACGAAAGGGCAGtgtatataaaaatataaataaatttgTAAAAGATAAAAAATGAACAATGAAATAAAGTAATAAAGCTTCAAGCAAAaaaatgtaaataaataaaggggttaCCCAAGCTAGTTCATGCAATTAACACAGAGTATCCGTTCCACACAGAAAGCAGGGCTATACGAATAACATTGCATAGTCCATCAGTACACATGAATAGATCCCATGCAAACATACACGAATGGTGCTACTGGCATGCGAGAAGACCGAAGAAAATGGGTTTGCCGATTGGCCGCCTTATGCAAGTCTGAATAAAAAATGTAAATAGACAACATGTCTGATTTATTAAGAACAAAGAAACTCAATTGGACATGGAGCGCCACTCCTTCAGACTTCTAATAATAGACTTGGCTTCGTCCTCCAGCGTCGATGTCTTCCCTTTAAGAGCCTCCAATTCCTCGGAAGCTTTCACATTAGCTTCGAGCAAATCTTCATGCAACTTCTTGGCTTTAGCTTGCTTGGCGGAACGGTCTGACTCCAGTTGCTTGACCCTTTCTTCAGCTGTACACAACTCAACGGTAGCTTCTTGTAGTTGAGCGGAGAGGGCCTCCATACGTTCCTTCTTCTCAGCTTGTTTCTCCAGCATGGATGACATCTCTTCCGCTGAAGTTTTCAGAGACGCTTCAATGGATTCAGCCCTCCTCTCTGCTGCAGTAACAAATTCAGACTTTTGCTTTGACTGACCCTCAATGGTTCTGCGGGCTTCTTGCACTGTATCTGAGACCGAGACAAAAATTTTCCTAAGCCGCGTGGACAGGGGCAATTTGAGGAACAATATCACCAACCGGGAGCATCGACTGAACTGCCTGGAAAATCTCATGGCACTGAGAATCTGTTAATGTAGGGGCATCTAAAGCTTCAAAAGCATTCTGCAGCAACAAATCGATAGCATCCAGAACTGGCTTGGTAATAGCGGAAATATCCATGGATGGCGCTGAAATCTGTGTCATTATTCCCTCGCCACTGACGAGATTAGAAGCTCCTTCCGTATCACCTGGCGATAAGAAGGAGGGGCAAGATAAATGATATTGCAATGAAGCTAATAAATAGAAAAAGATACAAAGGACGAATAAAGCTACCGTGCGTGGAGATAGGCGAAATGTTTGAAATATCAGCCTGCGAGGCCACGCCTGAGTATAGATACGTAGGGGGAGTTGGAAGATTAAGAGAGGGTTCTAATATATCAAAATCCTCAAACGATAGATCAGAACCTATGACATTATCATCAGTCCCTGTATCATCAAGTTCATGCATAAAATCAACCAACTCGTCAAGATTACATTGGCTTTCTCCAAGAGAAATTTCAATCTTTCTTTTTACAGCAGGTCTTTCCTCCCCACCGGAAGAGATTGTTGCATTTGGACTAGGTTCCTCTGAGTTCCTATCAACCAAAATGTCAGTACCCTCCTTCCTTGCATTTAAACGTGTGCCTGATACTGTCACGTTTATAAGTGGCCGGGGATTGGAAGAGGAACTTGCAGCAACATCATTTGGATTATTTTTCTGCTTCTAAAAGATAGCAAAAATAATATCAGTTAGTAAATAGTGGTGTTGGTGCATAATAGTAAAAAAAGGTATACGTATATATATTACCTGTTGCAACAAAGGTGGCGGGGCATTGTTATCCAAGTGGTAACCTCTTAAGTCGGATGGAAATGCACAAGTCGTCATCATAATCGGACCTTCTCCACGGTAGCATCCCTCGACGGATGGAAATGGTGAATGCTTTTTGTAGCCAACGAGTGCTAGCCAAGTCAGAGAAATTTGAGGGGTACCACACAATACTCTTGTGTTTCTCGAAGAAATCGTGCGCCTTTTCAGGGCTAAAATCGTGTGGAATCCTAAACATAGTCCCCACCATAGATAATTTCCCTGGACAAAGCTTAGGAGTTGGAAATTTGCTCACTTTTGCTCGTTTACCAAATACATTCTTCAGATAAACCCCCATCCAGCCGATAATGAAATGGACGGGCCATCCCCTAATCCGGTAGCAGGGTCCTAAAGGATGGGTGCTGATGCGACGAAGCGAAAAATAGATAGAACAAAGTGCTGGTGGAGCTAATGAAATTCGACGCCCTAGAGCGATCCAGGACGCCATCACAAGGACCCCAGCGCGAATGTAGGCTCCCCCGCCAATGACAACAAAGTAGCACACCCAAACAGCAATGTACGCCGCGACATACAAGCGGACCTCACGAAGAGACGCGAAAGGAACGGAATGGTCTCGCCGGTTGTGAAAATAGTCACACCAGACCTGGAAAGTCACGTGGCCGCCATTGTTCTTGGCAAGCTGATCATGTGCGGATAATAGGTCCGGTAAGAAGTCAGGGAATTGGCAAAGGGAGGGGTCTAGTGCATGTTCTGGTGGGATAAATTCTTCATATAAGTCTCCATCTAGAGGAAGACCAGCCATTTGATACATATCAAGGAGTGTAATAGTACGTTCACTACATGAGAATAGGAACGTGTTGGTTTTTGGATTCCATTTTTCTAACAGAGATCTTAGCAAGGCAGGTGAAATAGAATAATCACCCAAAGAGCAGTAAATAGCTCCACAAAGGTAATCTGAACCTTCATCAAGCCCTTTTAGGGAAAAAGAATGATTTCGTAAAATGTTTGCCCCCCATTCATTATAGCCTGAAGGACGTGGCATATACTCAATATCATGACGTTCCCAAGTCAGACCTTTGGATACCATCCTAGTACCCAGACATAAAGCGGTATCAGTTCGCGGTGAAGCCGCCAATGGGTAATATGAATAAGCTAGTTTGGACTGTCTCGCTCGCCAACCGCGAGGACCGTTGTCGAGTTCACCCTTTGGTATACTTATAGCTTTAACTATGGGGCAGTCTTGGTCATCGGAGCTAGGTTCATATAGTTTCTGTTGCTTGGCTAGCTCGACAAGGGATAGTCGATGTGAGGGAACCGTGGGCGATTTCTGCGCCATCTCTATACAAAAGAATATACGTGTGTCGGTACAGGTACAAGTTGTGTTCAAAACAACAAAATAAATGAACCATGGTGAATGAATGAAAATTTTACCACGGAGGCGATAGCCCGAGCGAAGCCAGCCCTTGATGAAGAAGAAAGGATTTGCACTCTACAAAAAAAGGATGATGATTGTTAGTGCTAAAAAAATTATGCAAAGGTCAAATATCAGCAAAATGAATTATCCTCCAAAAAAAGAGAGATACATGCATAAAGCCCAATCTAGGATTTCTGGAATGTCAACTTTGAAAGGGTTGATAGATGCAAAACTTTGAAAAAAAAGTTTATATATGCAAAACTTTGAAAGAGTTGATAATTCTTGCATCAAATAAAGGGGGGCTTCATTGATCTCGCAGTTTGTACGTCGGACCAAGTTCATATAAACTTGCCGGCACGTCAATTGCGAGAAAGATATATGTGTGTAGCTTAAAAATGAGCTCTACAGTTTGTACGTCGGACCAGGTTCATATAAACTTGTCGGCACCCCAACTGTGAAGAAGATATAAGTTTGCATCTTTAAACGACCa from Triticum aestivum cultivar Chinese Spring chromosome 4A, IWGSC CS RefSeq v2.1, whole genome shotgun sequence harbors:
- the LOC123083897 gene encoding uncharacterized protein, producing MMTTCAFPSDLRGYHLDNNAPPPLLQQKQKNNPNDVAASSSSNPRPLINVTVSGTRLNARKEGTDILVDRNSEEPSPNATISSGGEERPAVKRKIEISLGESQCNLDELVDFMHELDDTGTDDNVIGSDLSFEDFDILEPSLNLPTPPTYLYSGVASQADISNISPISTHGDTEGASNLVSGEGIMTQISAPSMDISAITKPVLDAIDLLLQNAFEALDAPTLTDSQCHEIFQAVQSMLPVGDIVPQIAPVHAA